The Nostoc sp. NIES-3756 DNA window ACTTGATGCGTTACTACCTTCTATTCTGGATAAAGCATTCAAAAGAGAATTGTAGTCGCAATTCATGAATTGCCAATATACATAGTTTTTAGTAAAAATTAGGGAATGTGACCGCCTAAAAGCTAAATTAACCTATATAGATTGTTGCCAGGGTAAAAGAAGTGCGATCGCCCCAATTTAATGTGGGGACTAGACCTGAAGACATCCCTAAGACTACAATCAAGAAATCTAACACATCTGAGGCTGGGAAAAATGTCGGAGGCACAACCAGCAGAAGCCAAAGCTACAATTCGCATGAGCGGTCAAGAGATGGAGAATTTTGAGGTTCCCATCGATATTTTAGTGCGCGTATTAGCTGGGTTGCAGCAGATTGTTTACTTACTTGCCACTGTCCAAGAAAAGCGTAGTGTAGGACAGCGTTTTAGAGTGCCAATGGAAATGCAGCAGCTTTACAGTTTGCGTGCTAGCATACCCCAGCCTGGAAGCTATGCTATACCAGTAGTGCTTAAGCCTGAGCTTGATAGTCAGCCATCACTATTAAGCAACTATGAGGAAATAATGCTAAATCTGGAAAAGTTTTTTTCCAGCCTTAATAGTTTTGATTTTAATCATACTCAAGATATTTTTCCAGACTCGAAATTAAGAAATCGTGCATTACGTGAAACCAGAAAATTTTTACCTAAAGCTGATGAACTATGGCAATTAGGCTTTTCAAGAAGTGATAGCAAGAGAGAATTAATACTTACTAATAAAGCAATAGATCACATCGATAGCTGGCTGACTAAAGACACACCAGAAGATGCAGTTATGACAGTAACTGGGGAGCTAATTCGGATTGATTTTGATAAACACTTAGTAGTGTTGCGTTATCCCCCTACTCACCAAGAAATCGAATGTATTTATCTGGAAGAGTTGGAAGACTCAATGATTGAAAATCGTCGCCAGATGATTCAAGTTACAGGGCAGTTTACCTTGGATGCTGATGGACATCCTACCAAATTAACGGATGTAACAAGAATAGAACCTGTCGATCTATCACCTATTTACATTAGAGAAGTGACTGGGTATAACAGAAAACTCCGCTTGATAATGCCTCTTTTATTGTCACCAGAACTGGATGAAGAAACCAAGCAACTCTTAGTTGTAGAAGAGCCTCATATTTGTCTTCACGTATTTGCATATACCCGTGATGAACTCATTCATGAGATTAACGAACAATTACTCATGATGTGGGATGAGTACGTCCATGTTAGTGTAGATAACTTAGCCTTAGATGCACGACAACTCAGGGAAAAATTAATGGAAAAAATAGAAGAGGTAGAGAATGCCCCGACAAAAAGCTAAAGTGGAATCTGCATTATTATCTAAGGGGTTTCAGGAAACACAAAACGATCATCATTACTTTATTTACTTTACTAAAGATGGCAAAAAGACTACAGCTAAAACTAAGACAAGTCATACCAAAAAAATGAAGGATATCCCTGACAATCTTTTGGGCCAGATGGCAAAACAATGTCACTTAACGAAAACTCAGTTTTTAGAATTAGTAGATTGCCCTCTGAGTCGGGATAAGTATGAGGAGAATTTGCAACAGCAAGGAATAATAGAACTTTCCACTACTTTACAAGTTATTTCTATTACTGAAAACACTACAGATAACTCTCATTCAGCTACTAATTTACAATTAGAGAAACTTTCGCTTGAAAATTCAAAGGAACGGCACAACTGATAAAAATCATTTTTTAACAACTCTTCTAACACCTTCTTTCACAACTCACATAATAACGCAGATACCAAGGTTTCCTGAAGTATGGTGTGCTAATAAATTTAATAAATTATCAATTAAAATCTGGCTCTTTGTCGCTCTTGCTCTCTTTCACTCCTCTGGTTAATCTGGAGCCTCATGCGATTATATAAATTAACTTGAGGATCGGAATGGCTAATTGAAGCAACTAAGGCATAACGTTGCATTTCTATTTCATCTGGATTTGTCCATTTACGGTTACAACTCACAACCAGAGTCATGTTCCCTTGCTCATATTTTGTGGACTGAGGAAATATTTTTACTTGTCCCCTTTGTACCGTTCCTTTCTTCCGAAGGTTAGAACCTGGAGATAAATCAACTGTGATGCCAGAACCATGATTTTTCTTCAAAATATCTAGAGATATTTCTGTAAATTTATCAGGCTCATTTGTTTTTCTAGCATCTACATAAGCATTCACAATACTTGTATGGTTAAGACCCTTAAAAACATTGAATTCCATCGTGACTCCCAAATATGAGTCTCCACGAGTGGGACGGGTTGGTGGGTCAAATGCCAAAGTGATTGAGAGTATGCGAGTACCTTTTATTTCAAAAAATTCGGGCGGTAATTGAGGAATTTCATAAATATGAAACTTGCCTACTGGAATTAAAATATTGTCTTCTGATAAAACAACGTAATTCTCGGCAGAATACATTGCACGTTCCAAATCACTCTGTCCATAGCCATAAATTGCTAGTTGGTTCTCGATTTGCTTTGTCTTTTGACTCTGAGATTGGTTACTGTTACATTGAAATTCAGGGGGAATTTCTTTGGGAAGAACCGCAGAGTTAACAATAAGCGCCCGAATCAAATTAGAACTAGCTTCTGGGTACTTTGTAAAAAGTTGGGCAGCAAGGTTAGCAACACGAGGTGCAGCAAAGCTAGTACCACTACAGATGTGAAATAAAGAGCTGTTGAAGTTTTTGGATAGAGTTATAACAGAAACACCAGCAACACTATCTGGCAATATATTTACTTTAGGTAGACCTAGACTTTCTCGATAACCGAGGTCTAAAACTAAATCTCCACCAAAGTCTACAACATCAGGTTTAATCATTCCATCTACGCCAAAGCCAGTTCTGGTAAATGGAGAAGGGTATCCTGATAAATTTGTGATCGCCTGACGACGAACATCAGAAGGTTCTGTAATACTACCCCGACCAAATGATAAAGAACCTACAGTTAGAGCAATTGCTGAAGTGCCAGGGTCAATAATTCGAGCATCTTCGGTCAGTAGATAATTTGGGTAGTCAGTCCGTAGTTGCTCATCTGATTTTGCCTCTTTATGAGGTGGTTCCGTATTCCCTGCTGAAACCACAAAAACGATATTTTTATTTTGGTACTGGTAAGCAATTTCATCTATTTTTGCAGCTAACCGAAACTGCTTCATACCATCTCGGTAAATTTGGTCACAATTCCCTAGAGAGATATTTATGACTTTGCAATTAGAATACTGTTCAACAAAAGCACGAATTGCTTCATCAAGTTGAGTTTCTAAGAGAAGATCCTCATCATATTTGTTATTCTCATCTGTTACACGAGCAGAAAATAACCAAGCTGTTGGATCAAAGGAACACTGTTGAATGCAATTCTCAACATTTCCATAGATAGCAATGCCAGCGACACTTGTACCATGCCCATTTACATCATCAGCACCACCTTTTATGAATTGCCGTTTTGCATCTGCGAATACTTCAGCCTCACCAAGCACAGGAGCAATCAAAGGATGACCACGCTGTACACCAGAGTCGATAACAAGAATACCGCAATTATCTTCAGGTGGGGAAACAACTTCGGGAAAAGCGGAAATTGGCAGATTACAGTCAGCAGTTGTTTCAAAAGCAGGTTGGGGTGGGCGATCAATTTCTTTAACAATTCCCTCTAGAAGCAAAAGATTTAAAACTTCGTTAGTTACTTTAATGCGAGCAATACAGAGATAGTCACCTATGTAACTATCACTCATTCTCATAGG harbors:
- a CDS encoding S8 family peptidase yields the protein MGSQFEHLKLPRIINIELPRRSSGGFGGTKRADFSEHGKQLLGQISSLIEPVKQKNSPFRLDPKLIFKIKVAENYSFSDNLVTQTGLNVLAREPNKAIVVFSSDNELTEFKKRLESYSQIKDGPKYEYLGAIDELFPLEPQDRIGRLLELKPVQPDEFAALDLELWHTGDRKEMRKYLDDIADVLESLTSDTAPMRMSDSYIGDYLCIARIKVTNEVLNLLLLEGIVKEIDRPPQPAFETTADCNLPISAFPEVVSPPEDNCGILVIDSGVQRGHPLIAPVLGEAEVFADAKRQFIKGGADDVNGHGTSVAGIAIYGNVENCIQQCSFDPTAWLFSARVTDENNKYDEDLLLETQLDEAIRAFVEQYSNCKVINISLGNCDQIYRDGMKQFRLAAKIDEIAYQYQNKNIVFVVSAGNTEPPHKEAKSDEQLRTDYPNYLLTEDARIIDPGTSAIALTVGSLSFGRGSITEPSDVRRQAITNLSGYPSPFTRTGFGVDGMIKPDVVDFGGDLVLDLGYRESLGLPKVNILPDSVAGVSVITLSKNFNSSLFHICSGTSFAAPRVANLAAQLFTKYPEASSNLIRALIVNSAVLPKEIPPEFQCNSNQSQSQKTKQIENQLAIYGYGQSDLERAMYSAENYVVLSEDNILIPVGKFHIYEIPQLPPEFFEIKGTRILSITLAFDPPTRPTRGDSYLGVTMEFNVFKGLNHTSIVNAYVDARKTNEPDKFTEISLDILKKNHGSGITVDLSPGSNLRKKGTVQRGQVKIFPQSTKYEQGNMTLVVSCNRKWTNPDEIEMQRYALVASISHSDPQVNLYNRMRLQINQRSEREQERQRARF